Genomic DNA from Halalkalicoccus tibetensis:
GTCGAAAACGCGGCCGGATGAGGCGTGCATTGATGGAATCAACGCGTGAATCCGGCCGTCGGGGAGTGCCCGACCGTGACCGGACCTAACGTTGATTGGAGAACGCGATTGGTCCGAGCTTGGTCATGTATCCGCTCATGACTGTGTAGTCATTGGCTATAAAACTACCTTGAGGCATGATGGCATTAGCCAAACAAGTTGAATGAACATTAGACTTACCAATAGGTATCGTCGCATCGAGCTGCCTGGAAATAACTACTACGGCATTTGTACAGTGAGTTCGATACCAAGCACCCTCGAGTACAGTGTCTCAGCCAAGAAGGACTCGTAGATCATTGCTAATGCGGGCTCTCACGGTTGGCTCAGACTCCTCAGGGATGTCCAAGTGATGGAAGTCGTTCATAACGCGGGTCATTGCCAACGCCTCGTAGAGTGGTTCTGGAGTTACGAGTACGTTGGCACGATCCGGCGCTACTGTTCGATATCCTTCTAGCATTGCTTCCCGTACCAAGGAACGTCGATCCGAGACATCAGGGAGACCCGCTAAGAACGCCCCGCTGAAGAGATAGACCGCAAATTCAAAATCAAACGTCGCTGGCACAGCCAATGTATATCCCCAATCAAGCATCGCAGTGATTTCGCCTGTCGCGGGGTCAATCAGGAGATTATGCAGTCCGTGGTCGTTGCGGCCCAGGACAGGCTCGAACGGTCCCTGTAGGTTTTCGATGCTTGCTTCGACCCAGTGGCGCAACTGGGGTGTGAGTTCCGCGAATCTCGACTCAGCATGTCGATCGAGTTCACGTGTCGCGTATGCCTGCAGGCATGTTGGCCAGTCGATATAGGGATCGTTGACGGTCAGTATTCCTGGATCACCACTGGGTCGGTCGCCAGTTAGTGCAGGCCCGTTGTGACGAACGTGGCCGAAGTTCTCGAGGACCGGAATGGAGTGCAATTCGGCCAAGTATTCTCCCAGTTCTCGAGCGAGTCGCCGAAGCGCTTCGTCTTCGAGCTGACCGATCCGTTCGTAGGCGACGGCCTCACCGGCGAGTGCTTCCATGATGAAGTACGGTGTCGGGAGGGTTTCGTGATCATCAGTGATTCCGTGAACTTTCGGAACGGGGATTGTAGTCTGGGTGTTGAGCGTCGCTTGGAGGCGAGCTTCGGTTGGAATCGAGTACGTCTGTCCATCGGGGGAGGCCTTCACATAGAGATCACGGGTCGTGTTGTTGCTACTAAGGATAATTTGGTAGGTTGAACAAAAGCCGCCCTCGGCTGGGGTTGCGTCTCGAAGTTCCCAAGCTGGGTTGACTGTCTGAAGCATTTCCTCCAAGGTCGACTCGGAAATCTCTCTCGCTTCAGGGATATCGTCCATACACCAGTTTCTGACTCGTCTTTTAGAATGATTTGGGATACTCTTGTGTGAGGATGCTCGCCCGAAGTTATATCCAACAACTGGAATCAATCCATAGAGAAGGAGGATACTGATGACAGCAATCTATTTTGATCTTGATGGCACACTCATTGAGTACGACAGCTCGTTCACGGAGATCTACGATGCAACACTCCACGAGCTCGGTGTCATACCCCACAGCGAAAGCGAATATGGTGCGGTTTTCTTTGATGTTCTCGGAACGGTCGATGATCCCTTTGCGACAGCGATCGCACGGACGTCAGTTGATGTCGACCCTACTGCGTTTAGCGAGACGCTTGTTGCAAAGGAAATTGAGAACGTGTCTGCGAGGACAGGGGCGCACACCCTCTTGGAGTCTCTTTCGGGAACGTATCCGCTTGGTGTTCTTACGAACGGAGTCAGCCGTGCACAGCACGGTAAGCTCCACGCTACTGAGCTAACAGATTACTTTGACTCGATTGTCGTGTCCGGTGAGGTTGGTGTGCGAAAGCCGGAGGCAGATATCTATCGTATCGCAGAGCGCCGCCTTCCAGCAGACAAGTACGTGTTTGTAGCCGATGATTTCGATCGCGATGTCCGTCCAGCAATCGAATGTGGGTGGTATAGGATTCTTTTTGGAGACGAAGTGCCTGATGACGTCCCCAGTGTACAGCAGTTCGATGAGATACCACATGTATTGGACGAGATAGATACCTGTTCACGATCATCGCCTAGCTAGTACTGTTTGCACGTCCTCATTGGACAGCACAACAGTCTAATAGAGTGCGTTCCTCATACCAAGTGAAGTGGCCACTTCCCAAGTCATCTGCTGGCGCTGGCGTGCCTTCCGGGAAGTGGATAGTATCGCATTGTAGAATCGCTCGGGCTTCACTCGAGGGATTCGCTGTCGATGCTCACTCGCTTTCCTGATTGCATCGCTTCCAGAGTGACGACATCATCCACTACTACACATGCCAGCAGACCCAGACGACTTCACCGTAACACCGTACGCCGTCGAAGGCGAGATCGATTATGACCGCCTGCTCGAACAGTTCGGCACTGACCGACTGACCGACGAGCGGATCGCACAGTTCCCGGAGCCCGTTCACCCGCTTGTCCGCCGAAAGTTGTGATGGGGCGCGGTCCGCCAGGACCGATGCACATCAGTATCACCAATAAATCCTTGTGAAGATAAAGAGACAAAGCAATGTGAAATTAATTTAAAGCCATTATCACGGGCAAACTCTTATAGATTGAAATGAGAATGTCAGACATTCGAAGGCACCATCAACGCAAAGTTACGGAGACATAACGCTTCTTGAGGAGGTATAGGATCCTTACAATGACAGCCTGATATTGCAGGATCTACGTAGAATAACCTATTGGCTGTAGCTTCGTCATTGAAAGTGAGCCGATTGATTAGCCACAGATCATGCTCACAAATGCCTCGAAGAGAAAGTAACCTCGATCAGCGACTAATTGGATTCAGCGACGCCGCCCTCGACGGGAAGCCGAGGTAGACAACTAAGCCCACGCAGAGAGCTGCAAAACCGATCTGTGCAATGAGATGCGGAACGAACAACGCAGTAAAGCCAACTACGAGGAAACCAGCTCGTGCTGGGAGGCTGATTTTCTCACGGATGTTCCCGCTGAGCGCAATACTCATCGCAACGAATGCGACGAGAACGATGGCAAACACCGGGATTGTCATCAGGCTTGGGTATAGTAGTGATTGGTTGAAAAGAAAGGCGTAGGGTAAGAGGAACATCGGGAAGCCAATCTTCAGCGATTCAATTGCGGTCTCCCAGAATCCAGATCCGGCGATTCCCTGTGCGATAATTACGGAGAGTGCGATTGGAGGTGTGATATTCGCGACGATCGCGAAATAGAAGACGAAAAGATGAGCGGGTAACTCATTGAGACCGATCGTAGTAAGTGATGGTGCGATCAGGATCCCGACGATCATGTAGGCCGCCGCTGTTGACATCCCCATTCCGAAAGCAATCGAGGCAATCATCGCTAAGACAAGTAGGATGAGGAGGACACCTCCAGAGATAATAACCAACTGGGTTGAGAGACGCTGGGCGAAACCAGTGACCGTCAGCGCACGAATAACGATCCCGAGGCTTGCTAGAAGGATTGTGATATTGACCGTTACCTCTGCACCTCGACGGAAGCCCTCGAGCGTCTCACGACCATAGTACAAGAGCGTAGAGGAAGTCTCGACGTCGTCTGTTCGTATCTCGTTGAGCGTGCGGACCAGACGAAGTGCTATTAGTGTCAGGATGCTGTAGAAGCCAGCGAGCATCGGATCGGCCTGAATATATACTAACCAGTAGAGGAGCATGACGAACATACCGATATACTCGTAGTGGCGAAGCACACCTATTGTTCGCTCACCAATCGAAAGCGGATCGCGTTCGCTTCGGAGTGAACGAGTCGTCGTGTCTCGGGAATTGAGAGTCACTGAGGCGCTAGTCGTAAGGAAAAAGAGGAGAGCGGGTGCAGTCGCAGCGACGATGATATCCGAATACGCTGGCTCGATGAGCTCTGCCATCAGGAACGCACCAGCCCCCATGATCGGTGGCAGCACCTGGCCACCGCAAGAAGCAACCGATTCGATTGCAGCAGCGAGTTTCGGCTTGTAACCGTTCTCCTTCATTAAGGGAATCGTGAATGCGCCTGTTGTCGCAGTGTTTGCGGCAGTCGATCCGTTAATCGACCCCATTACCATACTCGCTGCAATCGCAATCTGCCCGATTTCCAGATACGGGTTCTGCGACGCGTACCGACTTGCGCCTTTGATGAACTGCGCCATCCCTCCATACGTCTCCATCAAACCAGCCAGCAGGAGGAAAATAACGACCCAGGTTGCGGATACCTGTAGGAGCGTTCCCAGAAGGCCCTCCATCTCGAGGGTGTTCATCGTAACGACTCGCTCGACCGAGAGACCACCGTGAGCGAGAAATCCAGGCATGTACGGACCGAAGAGAGCGTAGACGATACCACTGGCTGCGACAGCTGCGATTAGCCGCGAGATAATCCAGAGTGGGATGAATATCAAGACGATCAACGCAACACCCATCAGGAAATCAAGATCGGTATAAGCACCGGTTCGGAGGACGATCTCACCGTAGAAAGTGTGCATATAGTAGAGTGGAACGACAGCAAGGACGCTATAGAGTGCGTATCCAACAGAGGCAAGTTTTCCTCGCAATACTTCTCGATCAGTCTTCAGAAGCTGGAGAAGTCCCCATAGCGAGAGAATAAGTGCGAGGTGGATTACCCCATGATTGTCCCGTGAAAGACCGATTGT
This window encodes:
- a CDS encoding phosphotransferase family protein; the protein is MDDIPEAREISESTLEEMLQTVNPAWELRDATPAEGGFCSTYQIILSSNNTTRDLYVKASPDGQTYSIPTEARLQATLNTQTTIPVPKVHGITDDHETLPTPYFIMEALAGEAVAYERIGQLEDEALRRLARELGEYLAELHSIPVLENFGHVRHNGPALTGDRPSGDPGILTVNDPYIDWPTCLQAYATRELDRHAESRFAELTPQLRHWVEASIENLQGPFEPVLGRNDHGLHNLLIDPATGEITAMLDWGYTLAVPATFDFEFAVYLFSGAFLAGLPDVSDRRSLVREAMLEGYRTVAPDRANVLVTPEPLYEALAMTRVMNDFHHLDIPEESEPTVRARISNDLRVLLG
- a CDS encoding HAD family hydrolase, producing MTAIYFDLDGTLIEYDSSFTEIYDATLHELGVIPHSESEYGAVFFDVLGTVDDPFATAIARTSVDVDPTAFSETLVAKEIENVSARTGAHTLLESLSGTYPLGVLTNGVSRAQHGKLHATELTDYFDSIVVSGEVGVRKPEADIYRIAERRLPADKYVFVADDFDRDVRPAIECGWYRILFGDEVPDDVPSVQQFDEIPHVLDEIDTCSRSSPS
- a CDS encoding TRAP transporter fused permease subunit, producing the protein MSGSTDSGDGPRRTGTGTETDPEAIETEDEIETVEQLERRIDEKFRETYTASLRSQGVFELIIYAFAIGFFVYHMWYAYTIGLSRDNHGVIHLALILSLWGLLQLLKTDREVLRGKLASVGYALYSVLAVVPLYYMHTFYGEIVLRTGAYTDLDFLMGVALIVLIFIPLWIISRLIAAVAASGIVYALFGPYMPGFLAHGGLSVERVVTMNTLEMEGLLGTLLQVSATWVVIFLLLAGLMETYGGMAQFIKGASRYASQNPYLEIGQIAIAASMVMGSINGSTAANTATTGAFTIPLMKENGYKPKLAAAIESVASCGGQVLPPIMGAGAFLMAELIEPAYSDIIVAATAPALLFFLTTSASVTLNSRDTTTRSLRSERDPLSIGERTIGVLRHYEYIGMFVMLLYWLVYIQADPMLAGFYSILTLIALRLVRTLNEIRTDDVETSSTLLYYGRETLEGFRRGAEVTVNITILLASLGIVIRALTVTGFAQRLSTQLVIISGGVLLILLVLAMIASIAFGMGMSTAAAYMIVGILIAPSLTTIGLNELPAHLFVFYFAIVANITPPIALSVIIAQGIAGSGFWETAIESLKIGFPMFLLPYAFLFNQSLLYPSLMTIPVFAIVLVAFVAMSIALSGNIREKISLPARAGFLVVGFTALFVPHLIAQIGFAALCVGLVVYLGFPSRAASLNPISR